Proteins from a single region of Halogeometricum borinquense DSM 11551:
- the epsC gene encoding serine O-acetyltransferase EpsC has protein sequence MEYRYTGDAHKRLFASYHDDTDPFPKPTAMEFPTQRYRREEVDILKRLFFPTCWNAAGLVRDKSAVLDELDNLGSLFYAGIRPYADDDPSRTVEQILNELPKIRATLKKDVEAAYKGDPAAKTYMEIIRSYPGFLAIMVQRVAHELYKRDAGEYARELTEFAKTQSGIDIHPGAEIGEYFFIDHGTGVVIGETATVGDWVRIYQDVTLGALHFEKDETEEHKLKKGYKRHPDIGDHVVIGAGTKVLGAITVGDHVSVGANSWVSEDVPDHTKVLVTDHPTQKRKSTD, from the coding sequence ATGGAATATCGGTACACCGGTGACGCCCACAAACGGTTGTTCGCCTCGTATCATGACGATACCGACCCGTTTCCGAAGCCGACAGCGATGGAGTTTCCGACGCAGCGGTACAGACGCGAGGAGGTCGATATTCTGAAGCGATTGTTCTTCCCGACGTGCTGGAACGCCGCCGGTCTCGTCCGAGACAAATCGGCAGTCCTTGACGAACTCGACAACCTCGGCTCTCTTTTCTACGCCGGGATTCGCCCATATGCAGACGACGACCCGTCTCGCACGGTCGAACAGATTCTCAACGAACTACCGAAGATTCGGGCAACGCTGAAAAAAGACGTCGAAGCCGCGTACAAGGGCGACCCGGCGGCGAAGACGTACATGGAGATCATCAGGTCGTATCCGGGATTTCTCGCCATCATGGTCCAGCGCGTCGCCCACGAACTCTACAAACGAGACGCGGGTGAGTACGCCCGCGAACTGACCGAGTTCGCCAAAACACAGTCCGGAATCGACATCCATCCCGGTGCCGAGATTGGCGAGTATTTCTTCATCGACCACGGGACCGGCGTCGTCATCGGGGAGACGGCAACCGTCGGCGACTGGGTCCGGATCTACCAAGACGTGACGCTCGGCGCACTGCACTTCGAGAAGGACGAGACCGAAGAGCACAAATTAAAGAAGGGGTACAAGCGACACCCGGACATCGGAGACCACGTCGTCATCGGTGCCGGTACGAAGGTGCTGGGTGCGATTACCGTCGGTGACCACGTCAGCGTCGGTGCCAACTCGTGGGTGTCCGAGGACGTTCCGGATCACACGAAGGTACTCGTCACAGATCATCCGACGCAGAAACGGAAAAGTACGGACTAA
- a CDS encoding cation-translocating P-type ATPase gives MDWHARDPEESYEELDTTASGLSATDAAERYETVGPNEITGERQRGPLRIFLAQFSSALIWVLLLAAVLSFSIGHTVDAVLIGIILLANGAFGFVQEYRAEQSLDALRELTTPTVTVRRDGDEQSVEATELVPGDIVVVGQGDVVPADCRLVEAQNMEIDESALTGESVPVKKTTEAVNADTPLAERESMAYKGTNVTRGRGVAVVVSTGMETEVGSIAEALSSAEDLQTPLQQDLDRLGRRLGLGVVALSAVLVPLLVFVGGRSLVQSGLTAVSLAVAAVPEGLPAVVTLTLALGVRRMADENALVRTLPAVEALGAVDVVCTDKTGTLTEGEMRVRGAWVYGQAFDIGRDSAGNPAEKATSESADKGRDKPADEEAGERADERFDRLLEIGALCNDATTEEGDPTERALVAAAERRFDVAARRAERPRRDEVPFSSERKRMATIHDDVVYVKGAPDEILRRTTRVLTAEGITTMDDDVRTRIRDQIDEFAADALRVLAFAYKDRDDDGGPEENLIFVGLQGLIDPPREEVRDAIEDTKRAGIDVKVITGDHPTTGQAIASQVGVESDVLSGADVDSMDEDELRERVEDVDVFARAEPSHKVRILKSLQANGHRVAMTGDGINDAPALKNADVGIAMGVRGTDVAKQASDIILLDDNYATIRNAIRRGRTIFDNVWKFVAYLLSANVAEVLVVFIASLFGYLILPAVQLLWINLLTDGLPALALGTDPSGDVMDRTPRDRVTGIIDRMMLELISGAGVTVTVLMLGLMFYTLNGAPSVTPYAMTMVFTGFVLFEFVKLYVVRWTKETPTFSNAWLAVAVVASLLLQLAVLYTPLRTYFGTVPLSVSDWGLLGAVLLTGAPVLVLVGWVVKRRESGHRPILDSVESADADLELGGD, from the coding sequence ATGGATTGGCACGCACGCGACCCCGAAGAGAGCTACGAGGAACTGGATACGACCGCGTCCGGCCTCTCAGCCACAGACGCCGCCGAGCGCTACGAGACGGTTGGTCCGAACGAAATCACGGGTGAGCGACAGCGAGGTCCACTGCGGATCTTCCTCGCACAGTTCTCCAGCGCGCTCATCTGGGTACTACTGCTCGCGGCAGTACTCTCGTTCAGCATCGGCCACACTGTTGACGCGGTTCTCATCGGTATTATCCTCCTCGCAAACGGCGCCTTCGGATTCGTCCAGGAGTACCGCGCAGAGCAGAGCCTGGACGCCCTCCGAGAACTGACGACGCCGACAGTGACTGTCCGCCGCGACGGCGACGAACAGAGCGTGGAGGCGACGGAACTGGTTCCCGGTGATATCGTCGTCGTCGGACAGGGGGATGTCGTCCCCGCGGACTGCCGACTCGTCGAAGCGCAGAACATGGAAATCGACGAGTCCGCACTAACCGGCGAGAGCGTTCCCGTCAAGAAGACGACGGAGGCGGTGAACGCCGACACGCCGCTGGCAGAACGGGAGAGTATGGCCTACAAAGGGACGAACGTCACCCGCGGTCGAGGCGTCGCCGTCGTCGTCTCAACCGGGATGGAAACCGAAGTTGGTTCCATCGCAGAGGCGCTGAGTAGCGCAGAGGATCTTCAGACGCCGCTCCAACAGGATTTAGACCGACTCGGTCGCCGCCTCGGACTCGGCGTCGTCGCGCTCTCGGCCGTTCTCGTCCCGCTACTCGTCTTCGTCGGTGGGAGATCACTCGTTCAATCAGGGCTTACAGCCGTCTCGTTGGCCGTAGCGGCGGTTCCAGAGGGCCTCCCAGCCGTCGTCACGCTGACGCTCGCACTCGGCGTGCGTCGAATGGCCGACGAGAACGCCCTCGTTCGGACGCTTCCAGCGGTCGAAGCCCTCGGTGCCGTGGACGTGGTCTGTACGGACAAGACGGGGACGCTGACGGAGGGAGAGATGCGCGTCCGTGGTGCCTGGGTGTACGGCCAAGCGTTCGACATCGGGCGGGATTCGGCGGGAAATCCAGCGGAAAAAGCGACGAGTGAATCGGCAGACAAAGGGAGAGACAAGCCAGCGGATGAGGAAGCGGGAGAGAGAGCAGACGAGCGGTTCGACCGACTCCTCGAAATCGGCGCACTCTGCAACGATGCGACAACCGAGGAGGGCGATCCGACGGAACGGGCACTCGTTGCGGCCGCGGAGCGGCGGTTCGACGTTGCTGCTCGCAGAGCGGAGCGTCCGCGACGGGACGAAGTTCCGTTCTCCTCGGAGCGAAAACGGATGGCGACGATTCACGACGACGTAGTGTACGTCAAGGGTGCGCCGGACGAGATTCTCCGCCGGACGACGCGTGTCCTCACCGCAGAGGGGATCACAACGATGGACGACGACGTGCGAACGCGAATCCGCGACCAGATAGACGAATTCGCCGCAGACGCGCTTCGCGTCCTCGCGTTCGCTTACAAGGACCGAGATGACGACGGTGGTCCCGAGGAGAATCTCATTTTCGTTGGCCTCCAAGGTCTCATCGACCCACCGCGCGAGGAGGTACGCGACGCTATCGAGGACACAAAACGGGCGGGAATCGACGTGAAGGTCATCACCGGCGACCATCCGACGACTGGGCAGGCGATTGCCTCGCAGGTCGGCGTCGAATCGGACGTGCTGAGTGGTGCTGACGTGGACTCGATGGACGAGGACGAACTGCGGGAGCGTGTCGAAGACGTAGACGTGTTCGCCCGAGCGGAGCCCTCGCACAAGGTGCGTATCCTCAAGTCGCTGCAAGCGAACGGCCATCGAGTGGCGATGACCGGGGACGGCATCAACGACGCGCCGGCGCTGAAAAACGCCGATGTCGGGATCGCCATGGGCGTTCGCGGTACCGACGTGGCAAAGCAAGCGAGCGACATCATCCTGTTGGACGACAACTACGCGACAATTCGCAACGCGATCAGACGCGGACGAACAATCTTCGACAACGTCTGGAAGTTCGTCGCCTATCTGCTCAGCGCGAACGTCGCCGAGGTGTTGGTTGTGTTTATCGCGTCGTTATTCGGTTATCTCATCCTTCCAGCAGTTCAACTACTGTGGATAAACCTCCTCACCGATGGTCTCCCGGCGTTAGCGCTCGGGACGGATCCCTCGGGAGATGTGATGGATCGAACGCCGCGAGACCGCGTGACGGGCATTATCGACCGAATGATGCTCGAACTTATCAGCGGGGCGGGTGTGACAGTGACCGTTCTCATGTTGGGGCTGATGTTTTACACCCTCAACGGCGCACCGTCGGTGACGCCGTACGCGATGACGATGGTGTTCACCGGCTTCGTCCTCTTCGAGTTCGTTAAACTCTACGTCGTCAGGTGGACGAAAGAGACGCCCACGTTCTCGAACGCGTGGCTGGCGGTCGCCGTCGTCGCGTCGTTACTCCTCCAGTTGGCCGTCCTCTACACGCCGCTTCGAACCTACTTCGGAACCGTTCCGCTCAGTGTCAGTGATTGGGGGCTGTTGGGAGCCGTGCTTCTCACCGGCGCGCCAGTTTTGGTTCTCGTCGGCTGGGTGGTCAAGCGCCGAGAAAGTGGTCACCGTCCGATACTCGATTCCGTCGAGTCCGCAGACGCTGATCTCGAACTCGGTGGTGACTGA
- a CDS encoding VIT1/CCC1 transporter family protein, whose product MASPTSRFLRLLRDESVLAIARRYFVSNGFDGTLTSIGIIVGAVLSGIPDGFTVVKIGVGAAVGLGTSAVWSVWEIERAETRADIRRLERAMLVDLDDTQIERKKRGARTVHATLSGLGPLIGILVPLVPFAFEGSVFSMAEAGFVGVALGTGILAVFGAYMGSISGQRWYVSAFRMALAGLVVAGINVVLPS is encoded by the coding sequence GTGGCGTCACCGACGAGTCGGTTTCTCCGCCTCCTCCGTGACGAATCCGTTCTCGCTATCGCCCGTCGGTACTTCGTTTCGAACGGGTTCGACGGGACACTGACGAGTATCGGTATCATCGTCGGTGCAGTTCTTTCGGGTATCCCAGATGGCTTTACCGTCGTGAAAATCGGTGTCGGTGCCGCCGTCGGGTTGGGTACTTCGGCCGTCTGGAGCGTCTGGGAGATCGAACGCGCCGAGACACGGGCCGATATTCGCCGCCTCGAACGCGCGATGCTGGTTGATCTGGATGACACGCAGATCGAACGGAAGAAACGTGGCGCACGAACCGTCCACGCGACGCTGAGCGGACTCGGACCGCTGATCGGTATCCTCGTCCCGCTCGTCCCGTTCGCATTCGAAGGGTCGGTGTTCTCGATGGCGGAGGCCGGATTCGTCGGCGTCGCTCTTGGAACTGGCATCTTGGCCGTCTTCGGAGCGTACATGGGTTCGATTTCCGGCCAGCGCTGGTACGTCTCAGCGTTCCGGATGGCGCTCGCGGGACTTGTCGTTGCCGGAATCAACGTTGTTCTCCCGAGTTGA
- a CDS encoding DUF211 domain-containing protein, with protein sequence MADARRIVLDVLKPHDPPLRKFTEHIADAETVDAATGSLIELDQEVQNVKITVEGTALDYVAIEESIENLGGTVHSVDQVAYGEYIVEDHRTLQDG encoded by the coding sequence ATGGCCGACGCGCGACGCATTGTACTCGACGTTTTGAAGCCGCACGACCCGCCGCTGAGGAAGTTCACCGAACACATCGCTGACGCCGAGACGGTGGATGCAGCCACCGGATCGCTCATCGAACTCGATCAGGAGGTCCAGAACGTGAAAATCACCGTCGAAGGAACCGCCTTGGACTACGTCGCTATCGAGGAGTCAATCGAAAATCTCGGTGGAACTGTCCACTCCGTGGACCAAGTCGCGTACGGTGAATACATTGTCGAAGACCACCGGACGTTGCAGGACGGGTAA
- a CDS encoding tyrosine-type recombinase/integrase, translating into MSTPDSDRDSGEFESEESDGTRAQSEVAAAIARYLRSNGDSSQYRSTAESVLSKFETWLRRRGKDTFDAFEDEGEQLLRRYSDRLAQRVEADGISASSAQTYYNVISGFLGFCVRDGALTRNPALADRAREPLPRDDEDHSQQFWTREVRRKLVQHTNDAAYEAIESDGMDARQEVRDRALVHVLAYTGVRGAEVFRVSGDNREGRQGLTWARVDTDAWTFRVWGKAQEWEDVSVPKQAREALRRWRTVLDPPSAEWPVFPTAHAPSKYAAVRDALGTDDANARLDGAEVDDVLRDEDVAPPAITTEGARRVLERIADTAGVDIDGKPPLPHGARRGLGDELFRTDRGLAQDVLRHKSLSTTKEAYSHIDASERGEAVSDVLDE; encoded by the coding sequence ATGTCCACGCCAGATTCGGACCGGGACTCCGGGGAGTTCGAAAGTGAGGAGTCGGACGGAACGCGCGCGCAGTCGGAGGTCGCCGCTGCAATCGCACGATATCTCCGTTCGAACGGCGATAGTTCGCAGTACCGCTCGACGGCCGAATCGGTCCTCTCGAAGTTCGAGACGTGGCTCCGGCGGCGCGGAAAGGACACGTTCGATGCGTTCGAGGACGAGGGCGAGCAACTGCTTCGACGTTACTCTGACCGACTCGCCCAGCGTGTCGAAGCGGACGGAATCTCGGCGTCGTCGGCGCAGACGTACTACAACGTCATTTCCGGATTTCTTGGGTTCTGCGTCCGCGACGGAGCGCTCACGCGGAATCCTGCACTCGCGGACCGAGCGCGCGAACCCCTCCCGCGAGACGACGAAGATCACAGCCAGCAGTTCTGGACGCGAGAGGTTCGCCGCAAACTCGTCCAGCACACAAACGACGCCGCGTACGAAGCAATCGAGAGTGACGGGATGGATGCCCGACAGGAAGTCCGTGACCGCGCGCTCGTTCACGTTCTCGCGTACACGGGTGTCCGCGGCGCGGAGGTGTTCCGCGTCAGCGGTGACAATCGAGAAGGCAGACAAGGTCTAACCTGGGCACGCGTGGACACGGATGCGTGGACGTTCCGTGTGTGGGGGAAAGCACAGGAATGGGAGGATGTCTCCGTCCCCAAACAAGCGCGTGAGGCTCTCCGACGGTGGCGGACCGTCCTCGATCCGCCGTCGGCCGAGTGGCCCGTGTTCCCGACGGCGCATGCGCCGTCGAAGTACGCCGCCGTCCGCGATGCGCTCGGCACCGATGATGCGAACGCCCGTCTCGACGGTGCAGAAGTGGACGACGTACTCCGAGACGAGGACGTCGCACCGCCCGCCATCACGACAGAGGGCGCACGGCGCGTTCTCGAACGGATAGCGGACACCGCGGGCGTCGATATCGACGGCAAGCCACCGCTCCCGCACGGGGCGCGCCGCGGACTCGGTGACGAACTCTTCCGGACCGACCGCGGACTCGCACAGGACGTACTTCGCCACAAATCACTCAGCACGACGAAGGAGGCGTACTCGCACATCGACGCATCCGAGCGCGGCGAGGCCGTCAGCGACGTGTTAGACGAGTAG
- the bioB gene encoding biotin synthase BioB, whose translation MVYETGNRTVDQAVAKVLDGGQIDRTEALALIAQPVEDLAPAANAVREHFGDGTVDACSIVNAKAGNCAEDCGFCAQSVHFDTGIDTYGFLGPEEVLAAAKRAERDGAQRFGIVVAEKGVSKEKRPEEWEEVIQAIRLVRDETDVEVDASLGILTEEEAEILASEGINHYNHNIETSPAYFPEVVSTHSFADRVETLERAKAAGMDLCAGVILGMGEAPTDRIDAALALRDIGISSLPVNVLNPVAGTDLGDQFGDSATISTEELLQTIAVYRLLHPNARVRLTGGREVNLDTDEQHRPFEAGADGILTGDYLTTEGQSPGDDIEIVERAGLQPNREVNDFDPEEVKSRSDDAAEAEYSTTAAGSATSNAEISD comes from the coding sequence GTGGTTTACGAGACAGGTAACCGAACGGTCGATCAAGCGGTCGCCAAAGTACTCGATGGCGGCCAAATAGATCGAACTGAAGCATTGGCCCTGATTGCACAACCGGTCGAAGACCTCGCACCGGCGGCGAACGCCGTGCGAGAACACTTCGGGGACGGAACAGTCGATGCCTGTAGCATCGTGAACGCCAAAGCGGGAAACTGTGCGGAGGACTGCGGCTTCTGCGCCCAGTCGGTCCACTTCGATACAGGAATCGATACGTACGGTTTTCTCGGTCCCGAGGAAGTGCTTGCGGCGGCAAAACGAGCAGAACGCGACGGCGCACAGCGGTTCGGCATTGTCGTCGCCGAGAAAGGAGTAAGCAAAGAGAAACGCCCCGAAGAGTGGGAAGAAGTGATTCAGGCGATTCGTCTCGTCCGCGACGAAACCGACGTCGAGGTCGATGCGAGTCTTGGTATTCTCACGGAAGAAGAGGCCGAGATCCTCGCTTCTGAGGGAATCAATCACTACAACCACAACATCGAGACGTCGCCAGCGTACTTCCCCGAAGTCGTCTCGACGCACTCCTTTGCGGACCGCGTTGAGACGCTCGAACGCGCGAAAGCAGCGGGGATGGATCTCTGTGCCGGCGTTATTCTCGGGATGGGCGAAGCCCCCACTGACAGAATCGACGCCGCACTCGCCCTCCGCGACATCGGTATTTCATCGCTCCCGGTAAACGTCCTCAATCCCGTCGCCGGAACCGATCTCGGCGATCAATTCGGCGACTCAGCCACGATTTCGACCGAGGAACTGCTGCAGACGATTGCGGTCTACCGGCTACTCCACCCGAACGCGCGAGTACGCCTCACCGGCGGCCGCGAAGTCAACCTCGATACGGACGAACAGCACCGGCCGTTCGAGGCGGGTGCCGACGGGATTCTCACCGGCGACTACCTCACGACCGAAGGGCAGTCACCCGGCGACGACATCGAAATCGTCGAGCGCGCCGGGTTACAGCCCAACAGAGAGGTAAACGATTTCGACCCGGAGGAGGTCAAATCCCGTTCCGACGACGCCGCGGAAGCGGAGTATTCGACGACCGCGGCCGGCAGTGCGACAAGTAACGCAGAGATCAGTGACTGA
- a CDS encoding Gfo/Idh/MocA family oxidoreductase, protein MDEIRFAVLGTGGIGRRTLDVSKQKPELTPVAACDRHGVAIDHDGLDVDELLSATEGNIASDGGTTAVKESGENKGVAASSQAVSTETPIDDVIAESDAIDAVLIALPNFEHDFIPRVADRFVEADYSGVLVDVLKRSRVIGMLEDRTDAFESAGITFVCGAGATPGFLTGAAALAAQSFVTVEEVEIWWGVGLKSGYEDNRGTVREDIAHLPEYDIETVREMSDEEIEAVIDEHDGVLEFHDMEHADDVLLERAGICDAEDVTVGGILDVTSDEKPTTTTVRVTGTTFDGERGTNTFELDDATSMEANVNGPALGYLKSAVRRNRGGEYGVFGPAELLPGF, encoded by the coding sequence ATGGACGAGATTCGATTCGCAGTACTCGGAACAGGCGGTATCGGACGACGGACGCTCGACGTCTCGAAACAGAAGCCGGAACTCACGCCGGTGGCGGCATGTGACCGACATGGAGTCGCAATCGACCATGACGGACTTGACGTAGACGAACTGCTGTCCGCGACCGAAGGCAACATCGCCTCCGACGGTGGGACGACAGCGGTGAAAGAAAGCGGCGAGAACAAAGGTGTCGCGGCGTCGAGTCAGGCAGTCTCGACCGAAACACCGATTGACGATGTGATCGCCGAAAGCGACGCTATCGACGCCGTGTTGATCGCACTGCCGAACTTCGAGCACGACTTCATCCCGCGCGTCGCCGACCGGTTCGTGGAAGCCGACTATTCAGGCGTTCTCGTGGACGTACTCAAACGGTCGCGGGTCATCGGAATGCTCGAAGACCGAACCGACGCATTCGAGTCGGCAGGTATCACGTTCGTCTGCGGTGCCGGTGCGACGCCCGGATTCTTGACGGGTGCAGCGGCGTTGGCCGCCCAGTCGTTTGTCACCGTCGAAGAAGTCGAAATCTGGTGGGGTGTCGGACTCAAATCCGGTTACGAAGACAATCGCGGCACCGTCCGCGAGGACATCGCCCACCTGCCGGAGTACGACATCGAGACGGTGCGTGAGATGAGCGACGAGGAGATCGAGGCGGTTATCGACGAACACGACGGCGTCTTGGAGTTCCACGATATGGAACACGCCGACGACGTCCTGCTCGAACGTGCTGGTATCTGCGACGCCGAGGACGTGACCGTCGGTGGGATTCTCGATGTCACCTCGGATGAAAAGCCCACGACGACGACGGTTCGCGTGACGGGGACGACATTCGACGGCGAACGCGGGACCAACACGTTCGAGTTGGACGACGCCACCAGCATGGAAGCCAACGTTAACGGCCCAGCACTCGGCTATCTGAAGTCTGCCGTCCGCCGAAACCGTGGCGGCGAGTACGGCGTCTTCGGCCCGGCCGAACTGCTACCAGGGTTCTGA